The nucleotide window GGTGAGTATGAGGAGCACGGCCGTGCCCACGCCGAGCACGAGAGCGGTGATGAGGAGCCGGCGGGGTCGTCGCAGGTCCCGGAACTTCGCCCATTCGGCCGAGATCCACCGGGGTGCAGACGTCTTCGGCGCTCTGGTCGTCGTGCTCATAGCTGCCCTCCCGGAGTCGGCTGTGTCGAGTGCCGTGGCGTGCTGCTCGATTGGGTGGTGTCGGTCGGCTTCCCTGTGGGCGCGGTGAGGCCCATGAAGATGTCTTCGAGGTCGCGTTCGCCCGCGTGGAGCCCGGTGAGTTCGACGCCGAGGCGGACGCAGAGCCTGAAGACCTCGCCGGGTTCGCGGTCGTAGATCAGCGCCCTGGCGTCCGCCTCACCTGCGGCGACCGACTCATCCGCGTCGACCGCCTCATCCGCGTCGACCGCCTCATCTGCGTCGACCGCCTCATCCGCGTCGACCGTGACGCCTTCTGCCCGCAGATAGTCGAGGAGCGGGAGGAGGTTCGGCCCCTGCACCCGCACCGCCGACTCCCGTCGCAGCTCGCTCAGGGGGAGGTCGGCGATGAGGGCGCCGTCGCGGATGATGATGACGTGGTGGGCGATGAGCTCGATCTCCCGGAGCAGGTGGCTCGAGAGCAGCACCGTCCTGCCGCTGCCGGCGAAATCCGCGAGCAGGGTCCGCAGCCAGGTGATGCCGGCCGGGTCGAGTCCGTTGAGCGGTTCATCGAGGATGAGCACATCAGGGCCGGTGAGCAGTGCAGCGGCGATCCCCAGCCGCTGCCGCATGCCCAGGGACAGCTGCGAGACGCGGTGGGCATGCGCACAGGTGAGATCGACGAGTTCAAGCATCTCGTCGATCCGGTCACCCGGGGTCCCCGTGGCCTTCGCGATCCAGTCGAGATGCCCCCGAGCGGTCAGTCCCGACAGCATGTGCTCGGCACCGAGGAACGCTCCGGCGACCCGGCCGGGATCCGGGTGGACGGACAGGCGGTGACCGTGGATGGTCGCGGTGCCGGAATCAGGGGAGACGAGTCCGAGGATCATCTGCAGAGTCGTCGACTTGCCGGCGCCGTTGGGGCCGAGGAATCCCGTCACCTGGCCGGGTGCGACGTCGAAGCTGAGGTCGTCGACGACTCGGTGAGAGCCGTAGCTCTTCGTCAGGGAGCGGACCGCGATGCCCTCATCACGCGATGGCAATATGTTCATATCGCAATAATGATGCAAGTTGAACGTATTGTAAAGTGGGGGCATGCCGAAGATCGTCGACCATGCCCAGCGCCGCACCGAGATCGTCCACGCCCTGTGGCAGGTCATCTACCTCAACGGGATCGATGGAGTGTCGTTCCGTTCTGTCGCCGAGGCGGCAGGAATCTCAATCGGCCGCGTGCAGCACTATTTCCCCTCCCGCAGCGAACTCATCCTCGAAGGCTGCCGACAGATCGCCCGAGGCGCCGAGGTGGCGGAGGGCGCTGAGGGGACCGAACGGGAGTCTGCCGGTGGCACTTCCGAATCGGCTTCCGGCAGTGCGATGGGGGACCTGCGGGAATTCTGCCTCGCGTTCATTCCCACAGGTGAGGCCATGCGCATCGGGGCGTCCGTGTGGTACACGTACGTTGCCAGAGCGGTGATGGACGAGCAGATCGGCGAGATCATCCGGGCCACCGATCGCGCGACCCTCGACCTCGGAATGAGGCTCGTTGAACGGGCCGGGGGCTGGCGCCAAGAGGCTGCAGGTGACAACGCTGGTACCGACGATGCAGGGGCCACCGGCGGTGAGGTCGGCGGCGCGGATAACGCAGCCGCCCTGGCATGGGTGATGCGGATGATCGCCCTGGGCAAGGGATTGGCTCAGGAGGTCATGCTCGATGAGCGCAGCGCCGCCTCGGCGAAGGCGATCCTCGAAGCGGAACTGGCCGAACTGGCCGCACATTGACCTCGCGCTGGAGTAATCGGCGCGCTGAAACTCAGCCGTTGGCGATTGTCCGGTCGATCCGACGCGTTCTCGGGCTCTTGGGTTCAAGGAGTCGTCGCAACACCTCCAGTGAGGAGGATGTTGCCATGGCCCGTCCCGGACCCCGTTCCCTGCCCAGAACAGTCGAGGCCCAATTCTGGGACCTGATCAGGACAGGATTGACCGTCGAAGAGGCCGCCGAGGTATTGGGCGTGTCGGTATCGATCCTTCGGCGGTGGTTTCGCCATCGTGGAGGTGTGAAACCACCAATCGGTTATGGTCACCCAACCCGGTTCCTGACCATCGATGACCGTGAAGACATCGCGGTTTATCGGGGTCAGGGGCTGGGCGTCAGAGCAATCGCTGAGCGTTTGAATCGAAGCCCGTCAACGATCAGTCGCGAACTGCGCCGCGCCGCACGCGCCCCGGAACACGTCAGACCCTCCCGACCGGCCTATCGGCCCAGGATCGCCCAGGAAGACGCTGATGCGAAACGCCATCGGCACCGGGACCGGAAGCTGACTACCAATCTTGCCCTGCGCCGTGAGGTGCAGGCACGATTGGCACTGAACCACAGTCCCGAGCAGATCGCGTCACGACTGCGCGTGGACTACCCCGATGATCCGGAGATGTGGGTGTCGCACGAAACGATCTACCAGTCCCTGTACGTCCAAGGCCGAGGCGGACTCAAGCGCGAACTGGTCAAGCATCTGCGTACGGGCCGCAGCCTGCGTAAACCGCGCAGAACCAGTCAGGAGCGGCGGGGACGGATCCCGAACATGGTCAACATCGCCGACCGGCCCAAGGCGGTCGAGGACCGGGCCGTGCCGGGCGACTGGGAAGGCGACCTTATCCTGGGGACAGTCGAATCGGGATCAGCGATCGGGACTCTGGTCGAGCGTGCCACGGGGTTTTCGATGTTGCTGCATCTGCCTGAGTCACACACAGCCAACGCAGTGGCCGAGGCGATGAT belongs to Brevibacterium spongiae and includes:
- a CDS encoding ABC transporter ATP-binding protein, with amino-acid sequence MNILPSRDEGIAVRSLTKSYGSHRVVDDLSFDVAPGQVTGFLGPNGAGKSTTLQMILGLVSPDSGTATIHGHRLSVHPDPGRVAGAFLGAEHMLSGLTARGHLDWIAKATGTPGDRIDEMLELVDLTCAHAHRVSQLSLGMRQRLGIAAALLTGPDVLILDEPLNGLDPAGITWLRTLLADFAGSGRTVLLSSHLLREIELIAHHVIIIRDGALIADLPLSELRRESAVRVQGPNLLPLLDYLRAEGVTVDADEAVDADEAVDADEAVDADESVAAGEADARALIYDREPGEVFRLCVRLGVELTGLHAGERDLEDIFMGLTAPTGKPTDTTQSSSTPRHSTQPTPGGQL
- a CDS encoding TetR/AcrR family transcriptional regulator; amino-acid sequence: MPKIVDHAQRRTEIVHALWQVIYLNGIDGVSFRSVAEAAGISIGRVQHYFPSRSELILEGCRQIARGAEVAEGAEGTERESAGGTSESASGSAMGDLREFCLAFIPTGEAMRIGASVWYTYVARAVMDEQIGEIIRATDRATLDLGMRLVERAGGWRQEAAGDNAGTDDAGATGGEVGGADNAAALAWVMRMIALGKGLAQEVMLDERSAASAKAILEAELAELAAH
- a CDS encoding IS30 family transposase — encoded protein: MARPGPRSLPRTVEAQFWDLIRTGLTVEEAAEVLGVSVSILRRWFRHRGGVKPPIGYGHPTRFLTIDDREDIAVYRGQGLGVRAIAERLNRSPSTISRELRRAARAPEHVRPSRPAYRPRIAQEDADAKRHRHRDRKLTTNLALRREVQARLALNHSPEQIASRLRVDYPDDPEMWVSHETIYQSLYVQGRGGLKRELVKHLRTGRSLRKPRRTSQERRGRIPNMVNIADRPKAVEDRAVPGDWEGDLILGTVESGSAIGTLVERATGFSMLLHLPESHTANAVAEAMIAKMAQLPAELKRSLTWDQGSEMSEHVRIAEATGFDIYFCDPHAPWQRGTNENTNGLYRQYFPKSTDLSQWGSGYLDMVAAELNARPRKRLGWKTPAEALAKLLNEHDDSTGVATIA